From Numida meleagris isolate 19003 breed g44 Domestic line chromosome 4, NumMel1.0, whole genome shotgun sequence, the proteins below share one genomic window:
- the LOC110398753 gene encoding cytochrome P450 2J2-like: MLSVMLLSLVLFLLGLQFLRLQWRSRPFPPGPIPFPIIGSIWWINFRADHGSLKKLAKAYGNICTLWLGHKPMVVLYGFKAVKDGLTTNSEDVSGRLQTYMFNRFSYGKGILVSNGLIWKDQRRFGISTLRKLGMGNKGMERGIQTEARHLVEFFRSKDGRAVDPSFPIVHAVSNVICAVVFGHRFSLQDETFRQLMEAYSEIVAFGNSYVYYIYEVFPWPLGRLPGPIQKIESCRNFIYSFVRQEIKSHRERRTVDEPKDFIDFYLDQMEKTKNVPNSTYDEENMVQSVFDLFLGGSETTATTLRWALLYMVAYPDIQEKVQKELDAVLGSSHQINYEDRKKLPYTNAVIHEIIRFSSIILITIPRQAVKDTTVLGYQVPKGTIIMANIDSTLSDPEYWETPHQFNPGHFLDKDGNFVVREAFLAFSAGHRVCLGEVMAKMELFIIFCSLLQTFKFTPPEGDKEVNLNFVFGSTMKPHPYKLCAVLR, translated from the exons ATGCTAAGTGTGATGCTACTATCTctagttttgtttctgctgggTTTGCAGTTCCTGAGACTGCAATGGCGAAGTCGTCCGTTTCCTCCTGGCCCGATCCCATTTCCCATCATTGGAAGCATCTGGTGGATAAATTTTAGAGCTGACCACGGGAGCCTGAAAAAG CTAGCAAAAGCCTATGGCAACATCTGCACGCTGTGGCTGGGTCACAAACCCATGGTGGTGCTGTATGGCTTCAAAGCGGTGAAGGATGGTCTCACCACCAACTCGGAGGATGTTTCTGGGCGGCTACAAACCTACATGTTCAACAGATTTTCTTATGGAAAAG GTATCCTGGTCTCAAACGGTCTTATCTGGAAAGATCAGAGACGTTTCGGAATTTCGACTCTCCGGAAACTGGGAATGGGGAATAAAGGAATGGAACGTGGGATACAAACCGAGGCCCGGCACTTGGTGGAGTTCTTCAGGAGCAAAGACG GAAGAGCTGTTGACCCTTCCTTCCCCATTGTTCATGCAGTCTCCAATGTGATCTGTGCTGTGGTGTTTGGGCATCGTTTCTCCCTGCAGGATGAAACCTTCCGCCAGCTGATGGAAGCATACAGTGAGATCGTGGCTTTTGGAAACAGCTACGTTTACTAT ATATATGAAGTTTTCCCATGGCCTCTAGGGCGCCTCCCAGGACCCATACAAAAAATAGAATCTTGCcgtaattttatttattctttcgTAAGGCAGGAGATCAAAAGTCATAGGGAGAGACGCACAGTGGATGAACCAAAAGATTTCATTGACTTTTACCTGGATCAGATGGAGAAA ACTAAAAATGTCCCAAATTCTACCTACGATGAAGAAAACATGGTGCAGTCTGTTTTCGATCTCTTCCTGGGTGGCTCAGAGACCACCGCTACCACTCTGCGTTGGGCTCTACTCTATATGGTGGCTTATCCGGATATCCAAG AGAAAGTCCAAAAGGAGCTGGATGCTGTTCTGGGTTCTTCCCATCAAATCAACTATGAGGATCGGAAGAAACTGCCTTACACAAACGCTGTGATTCATGAGATCATTCGCTTTAGCAGCATTATTTTAATCACAATTCCTAGACAAGCGGTGAAGGATACAACTGTGCTGGGTTATCAGGTTCCAAAG GGTACCATCATCATGGCAAACATAGACTCAACTCTTTCTGACCCTGAGTACTGGGAGACCCCTCACCAGTTCAACCCTGGTCATTTCTTGGACAAGGATGGGAATTTTGTGGTCCGAGAGGCGTTCTTAGCCTTCTCAGCAG gCCACCGCGTGTGTCTGGGAGAGGTGATGGCCAAGATGGAGCTTTTCATCATCTTCTGTAGCCTGCTGCAGACATTCAAGTTCACCCCACCAGAAGGAGATAAGGAAGTCAACCTGAACTTTGTCTTTGGGAGCACAATGAAACCCCACCCATATAAGCTTTGTGCAGTTCTTCGCTAG
- the LOC110398380 gene encoding cytochrome P450 2J2-like, with protein MFSKQSWTSVEALTHLHSTVFAEEAVRRTASSRDFHKMLGIVELLVALVASLLIVQLLKLQWMRSQLPPGPVPLPIIGNLWLLDFKLRRETLTKLTSVYGNIYTVWMGQTPVVVLNGYKAVKDGIVTHSEETSGRPLTPFYRDMMGEKGIFLTSGHTWKQQRRFGMTIIRSLGFGKNILEHQIQTEASHLLGFFANTKGKPFDPRTSIVHAIANIISAVVFGHRFSSEDESFSKLIKAVYFVIYFQATIWGRMYDAFPWLMHRFPGPHQEVFAYNDFMHNLVMNEVQAHEREKAGDPQDLIDFYLAQIAKTKDDPTSTFNKDNMVQTVVDLLLGGTETTSTTLLWALLYMVQYPEIQERVQREIEAVLEPSHIISYEDRKKLPYTNAVIHETLRYSNITSVGVPRLCVRNTTLLGFHIKKGTLVLPNLHSVVFDADHWATPWKFNPNHFLDLDGNFVNKEAFLPFSAGHRVCLGEQMARVELFIFFTNLLRAFTFQLPEGVKQINLEYVLGAILQPHPYEICAVPR; from the exons ATGTTCTCCAAACAGAGTTGGACTTCAGTAGAAGCACTCACTCATCTGCACAGCACTGTATTTGCAGAGGAAGCCGTACGCAGAACAGCGAGCAGCAGAGATTTCCATAAGATGCTGGGGATTGTTGAGTTGCTTGTAGCCCTGGTAGCCTCCCTCCTGATCGTGCAGCTGCTGAAGCTGCAGTGGATGCGTAGCCAGCTCCCTCCAGGACCAGTTCCTCTCCCCATCATTGGGAACTTGTGGCTGCTGGACTTCAAACTTCGCCGAGAAACTCTCACTAAG TTAACCAGCGTCTATGGAAACATCTACACAGTGTGGATGGGACAGACTCCCGTGGTTGTACTGAATGGGTACAAAGCAGTAAAAGATGGCATTGTCACCCATTCAGAGGAGACTTCTGGAAGACCTCTCACCCCGTTCTACAGGGACATGATGGGCGAAAAAG GCATTTTTCTTACAAGCGGGCACACCTGGAAGCAACAGAGGCGCTTTGGGATGACCATTATACGGAGCCTAGGATTTGGGAAGAACATCTTGGAGCATCAAATTCAAACAGAGGCCTCTCACCTCCTGGGTTTCTTTGCGAACACAAAAG GGAAGCCGTTCGACCCCCGCACTTCCATCGTCCATGCCATCGCCAATataatttctgctgttgttttcgGCCATCGTTTCTCCAGCGAGGACGAATCTTTCAGCAAGCTTATcaaagctgtttattttgtgATCTATTTTCAAGCTACTATCTGGGGCAGG ATGTATGATGCTTTCCCATGGCTCATGCACCGCTTCCCAGGACCGCATCAGGAAGTGTTCGCATACAACGACTTCATGCACAATTTAGTTATGAATGAGGTCCAGGCGCATGAGAGAGAGAAGGCAGGCGATCCACAGGACCTCATTGACTTCTACCTAGCCCAAATAGCAAAA ACCAAAGATGACCCCACCTCTACGTTTAATAAAGACAACATGGTTCAGACAGTGGTCGATCTCTTGCTGGGAGGGACTGAAACAACAAGCACCACGCTCCTCTGGGCACTGCTCTACATGGTACAATACCCAGAAATACAAG AAAGAGTTCAAAGAGAGATAGAGGCTGTTCTGGAACCTTCCCACATCATCAGCTATGAAGACCGCAAAAAACTGCCCTACACAAATGCCGTGATTCACGAGACCTTGCGGTACAGCAACATCACTTCTGTGGGGGTCCCTCGACTGTGTGTGAGGAATACGACTTTGCTGGGCTTTCACATTAAAAAG GGCACACTTGTGTTGCCAAATCTGCACTCTGTCGTGTTCGACGCTGACCACTGGGCAACCCCTTGGAAGTTCAACCCAAACCACTTCCTCGATTTGGACGGCAACTTTGTGAACAAGGAGGCCTTCCTACCGTTCTCAGCAG GGCACCGTGTCTGTTTGGGGGAACAGATGGCACGAGTCGAACTGTTCATCTTCTTCACTAATCTGCTTCGGGCATTCACATTCCAGCTCCCTGAAGGAGTCAAGCAAATCAACCTGGAGTATGTTTTGGGAGCAATACTGCAGCCGCATCCATATGAAATCTGTGCTGTTCCACGTTAG